A window of Cryptomeria japonica chromosome 3, Sugi_1.0, whole genome shotgun sequence contains these coding sequences:
- the LOC131041174 gene encoding uncharacterized protein LOC131041174, which translates to MAAQPLPMGGSRSIKKSFLNGNVRLQPGQKPVRVSLISHRNDVINARFATEEITSKPRKPSEKSVYLSPIPQTNDLAKAGLVKEAMTSEPRKELQKDAKLGSASIFADGLCSEEQTGVAVTADKLHQWMTESVMEIVRHIREAPFLYYIFERNVPSTTPKTQRVPQDVLEEAEGWPNLRNLLRNILPDGVILVKRLDEYSNANEYLTASESGSGNEMQGFDEAGCTNIWGLLIQGRGVGLNACYILKTTEIMSTHGYCTQFCLKKAKCFGASPRNQLTQSWLL; encoded by the exons ATGGCAGCTCAACCATTGCCAATGGGAGGCAGCAGGTCTATCAAAAAATCATTCCTTAATGGCAATGTGAGGCTGCAGCCAGGTCAAAAACCTGTGAGGGTTTCCCTAATTTCACATAGAAATGATGTGATTAATGCCAGATTTGCTACGGAGGAAATTACATCTAAGCCAAGGAAACCCAGTGAAAAATCTGTGTATCTGTCACCGATTCCACAAACAAATGATTTAGCAAAAGCTGGATTGGTTAAAGAAGCCATGACATCTGAGCCAAGAAAGGAGCTACAGAAGGATGCGAAATTGGGTTCTGCTTCGATCTTTGCAGACGGTCTATGTAGTGAGGAGCAAACTGGTGTTGCTGTTACTGCGGACAAGCTTCATCAATGGATGACAGAATCTGTTATGGAG ATAGTGAGACACATTCGTGAAGCCCCTTTTCTGTACTACATATTTGAGAGAAATGTCCCTTCAACAACACCAAAGACGCAGAGAGTACCTCAAGATGTGCTGGAAGAGGCAGAGGGCTGGCCAAATCTTCGAAATCTGCTGAGAAATATTTTGCCTGACGGAGTAATTCTGGTTAAAAGGTTGGATGAGTATTCTAATGCCAACGAATACTTGACTGCTTCTGAAAGTGGATCTGGCAATGAAATGCAGGGTTTTGATGAGGCAGGCTGCACAAACATTTGGGGTTTACTAATTCAGGGCAGAGGTGTTGGATTGAATGCATGTTACATTCTAAAGACTACAGAAATCATGTCAACACATGGGTATTGTACACAATTCTGCCTCAAGAAAGCAAAATGCTTCGGGGCATCTCCACGTAACCAACTCACTCAATCATGGCTACTATAG